In Haematobia irritans isolate KBUSLIRL chromosome 1, ASM5000362v1, whole genome shotgun sequence, a genomic segment contains:
- the LOC142220950 gene encoding uncharacterized protein LOC142220950: MKNLNPVILPHVVEILSHKPNSCETIENLCIDVQNYLSRATEGFNSITDIRKDLTNALHAGKNIGVISIANNVVRLPFSFRDVATKVNDTIRTFSSTPTNHSLTRRKQSLPKKLVNLESKSSRFLMLSPRRYTTVLSKEVLDIYGKSSTVGRGYMTRSKWKKIIGNGVHFSRQRQCIYRRPFK; encoded by the exons atgaaaaacttaaatccaGTAATATTGCCCCATGTTGTGGAGATTCTTAGCCATAAACCAAATTCAT GTGAAACCATCGAAAATTTGTGTATTGATGTTCAAAACTATTTGTCCAGGGCAACGGAAGGTTTCAATAGTATTACAGATATCCGCAAAGATCTCACCAATGCCTTACATGCGGGGAAAAATATAGgcgtaatttctatagcaaataatgtGGTACGTCTTCCTTTCAGTTTCCGCGATGTGGCTACAAAAGTAAACGACACAATACGAACATTCTCTTCGACGCCTACAAATCATAGTTTAACTAGGCGCAAACAGAGTTTGCCCAAGAAG CTAGTTAATTTGGAAAGTAAAAGTTCTCGTTTCTTGATGTTGTCACCCAGGCGATATACAACGGTGTTATCCAAGGAAGTTTtggatatctatggaaaatcttctaCCGTTGGTCGAGGTTATATGACTCGTTCAAAATGGAAAAAGATTATTGGTAACGGAGTACATTTTTCCCGACAACGCCAGTGTATCTATAGACGGCCTTTCAAATGA
- the COX5A gene encoding cytochrome c oxidase subunit 5A, protein MFRLAASQLANIARSSIGVTSRVGVVRASHHEIPAEEFDKQYEDYFNRKDIDGWEVRKGMNDLLGMDLVPAPNIVDAGLKACRRVNDIALAIRWLEGVKDKCGDKTSEIYPYILNHIRPTLTELGIPTPEELNYDKPELALKSVFDM, encoded by the coding sequence ATGTTCCGTCTTGCTGCAAGCCAACTTGCTAACATTGCCCGTAGCTCCATCGGCGTAACCAGCCGTGTTGGTGTTGTACGTGCTTCCCATCATGAAATTCCTGCCGAGGAATTCGATAAGCAATATGAGGATTACTTCAACCGCAAAGATATCGATGGCTGGGAGGTTCGCAAGGGCATGAATGATTTGTTGGGTATGGATTTGGTGCCTGCTCCAAATATTGTTGATGCTGGTTTGAAGGCTTGCCGTCGTGTCAACGACATCGCTTTGGCCATCAGATGGTTGGAAGGCGTTAAAGACAAGTGCGGTGACAAAACCTCTGAAATTTATCCTTATATCTTAAACCACATTCGTCCCACCCTCACCGAACTCGGTATTCCAACTCCCGAAGAATTGAATTATGATAAACCAGAATTGGCTCTTAAGTCTGTGTTTgacatgtaa
- the p23 gene encoding cytosolic prostaglandin E synthase, with protein sequence MAPTAGTVPPPVSWAQRNDLLFVIIDVECKDIEHSVTENSFTFKGTNALDANKKYEVTLNFLHPINPEKVSSKNIGRCLEFTIYKKESGPYWKSLTNDKTKLHFLKANFTKWKNESDDEDDMGGDNYMFNDMLAGSDMGARFDDFNVDDDDDSDDNIPSLSQNDEDDDDNKDGEKKDEQK encoded by the exons ATGGCTCCCACTGCAGG caCAGTACCACCACCAGTTTCTTGGGCCCAAAGAAATGACTTGCTTTTTGTAATTATCGATGTTGAATGCAAAGATATAGAACACAG CGTTACAGAAAACAGTTTCACATTCAAGGGCACCAATGCCTTGGATGCCAATAAGAAATATGAAGTCACATTAAACTTTTTGCATCCCATCAATCCAGAGAAAGTGTCGAGTAAAAACATTGGACGTTGCCTTGAATTTACCATATACAAAAAAGAATCTGGTCCTTACTGGAAATCCTTAACCAATGATAAAACCAAATTACACTTCCTTAAAGCTAATTTCACCAAATGGAAAAATGAGTCCGATGATGAAGATG ATATGGGAGGTGATAACTACATGTTCAACGATATGCTTGCGGGCAGTGATATGGGTGCCAGATTTGATGATTTTAATgtagatgatgatgacgattccGATGACAATATTCCTAGTCTGTCACAGAATGATGAAGATGACGACGACAATAAAGATGGAGAAAAGAAAGATGAACAAAAATAG
- the nmdyn-D7 gene encoding nucleoside diphosphate kinase homolog 7 isoform X2 → MSRRLSFVADWFQEEAGISKTFTLSYYVESNSIEIFDAKTKKLFLRRTKMPELTEKDFFVGSKINIFGRQFDIVDYGDESTRVTLARYRKKTFVLLKNSIMHHLGKVLTAFSDSNFSYNKAMMVQFTAEQLRTFLTEGQEDVQVSSLMNQLLSGPSIGLELIADNAVEKLKICQSQVKESMNEDTIPRALRSLFQNEEIRNGIYCSQSDESAARDSHLFFNGNLDLQSPVALKNSTLCIIKPHAIKEGNLGKIISEIITNNFKIIALKTHILERVNCVEFYEVYKGILPEYISMVAQLASGLCVALEIVCTDPNKNSYEEFRKFCGPMDPEIAKLLRPHTLRAKYGSSKTLNAVHCTDLPDDTILELQYLFKIL, encoded by the exons ATG tctCGTCGTTTATCCTTCGTAGCGGATTGGTTCCAAGAAGAGGCTGGTATAAGTAAAACATTTACATTGAGTTATTATGTGGAgagtaattctattgaaatt TTTGATGCAAAAACCAAAAAGTTATTCCTGAGACGTACAAAAATGCCCGAATTAACGGAGAAGGACTTTTTTGTGGGCtccaaaattaatatatttggcCGACAATTTGATATTGTAGATTATGGAGATGAATCTACAAGAGTTACTTTGGCCAGATACAGGAAAAA aACATTTGTGTTGTTGAAGAACAGTATTATGCATCATTTGGGCAAAGTTTtgacagcattcagtgatagtaATTTTAGTTATAATAAAGCTATGATGGTACAATTCACTGCTGAACAATTAAGGACATTTTTAACTGAAGGTCAAGAAGATGTTCAAGTATC ATCTCTAATGAATCAATTGTTATCTGGTCCTTCAATTGGTCTTGAATTAATTGCCGATAATGCAGTGGAAAAgcttaaaatttgtcaaagtcaaGTCAAAGAATCAATGAATGAAGATACAATTCCAAGAGCTTTACGCTCTCTATTTCAAAATGAAGAAATTCGAAATGGAATATACTGTTCTCAATCGGATGAAAGTGCCGCAAGG GATAGCcatttatttttcaatggtaatttagatttacaaagccCAGTGGCATTAAAAAACTCTACATTGTGTATCATTAAGCCACATGCGATTAAAGAAGGAAATCTTGGAAAAATCATCTCAGAAATTATAACGAACAATTTCAAGATAATAGCATTAAAAACGCATATTTTGGAAAGAGTAAATTGTGTGGAATTCTATGAAGTCTATAAAGGCATTTTGCCGGAATATATT tCAATGGTAGCACAATTAGCAAGTGGTTTATGTGTAGCTTTGGAAATTGTATGTACCGACCCCAATAAAAATAGCTATGAAGAGTTTCGCAAATTCTGCGGGCCAATGGATCCG gaaattgctAAACTATTGCGACCACATACCTTGAGAGCCAAATATGGGTCTAGCAAAACTTTAAATGCTGTTCATTGTACCGATTTACCCGACGACACTATTTTAGAGCTACAATATCTATTCAAAATACTCTGA
- the nmdyn-D7 gene encoding nucleoside diphosphate kinase homolog 7 isoform X1, which produces MSMSRRLSFVADWFQEEAGISKTFTLSYYVESNSIEIFDAKTKKLFLRRTKMPELTEKDFFVGSKINIFGRQFDIVDYGDESTRVTLARYRKKTFVLLKNSIMHHLGKVLTAFSDSNFSYNKAMMVQFTAEQLRTFLTEGQEDVQVSSLMNQLLSGPSIGLELIADNAVEKLKICQSQVKESMNEDTIPRALRSLFQNEEIRNGIYCSQSDESAARDSHLFFNGNLDLQSPVALKNSTLCIIKPHAIKEGNLGKIISEIITNNFKIIALKTHILERVNCVEFYEVYKGILPEYISMVAQLASGLCVALEIVCTDPNKNSYEEFRKFCGPMDPEIAKLLRPHTLRAKYGSSKTLNAVHCTDLPDDTILELQYLFKIL; this is translated from the exons atGTCAATG tctCGTCGTTTATCCTTCGTAGCGGATTGGTTCCAAGAAGAGGCTGGTATAAGTAAAACATTTACATTGAGTTATTATGTGGAgagtaattctattgaaatt TTTGATGCAAAAACCAAAAAGTTATTCCTGAGACGTACAAAAATGCCCGAATTAACGGAGAAGGACTTTTTTGTGGGCtccaaaattaatatatttggcCGACAATTTGATATTGTAGATTATGGAGATGAATCTACAAGAGTTACTTTGGCCAGATACAGGAAAAA aACATTTGTGTTGTTGAAGAACAGTATTATGCATCATTTGGGCAAAGTTTtgacagcattcagtgatagtaATTTTAGTTATAATAAAGCTATGATGGTACAATTCACTGCTGAACAATTAAGGACATTTTTAACTGAAGGTCAAGAAGATGTTCAAGTATC ATCTCTAATGAATCAATTGTTATCTGGTCCTTCAATTGGTCTTGAATTAATTGCCGATAATGCAGTGGAAAAgcttaaaatttgtcaaagtcaaGTCAAAGAATCAATGAATGAAGATACAATTCCAAGAGCTTTACGCTCTCTATTTCAAAATGAAGAAATTCGAAATGGAATATACTGTTCTCAATCGGATGAAAGTGCCGCAAGG GATAGCcatttatttttcaatggtaatttagatttacaaagccCAGTGGCATTAAAAAACTCTACATTGTGTATCATTAAGCCACATGCGATTAAAGAAGGAAATCTTGGAAAAATCATCTCAGAAATTATAACGAACAATTTCAAGATAATAGCATTAAAAACGCATATTTTGGAAAGAGTAAATTGTGTGGAATTCTATGAAGTCTATAAAGGCATTTTGCCGGAATATATT tCAATGGTAGCACAATTAGCAAGTGGTTTATGTGTAGCTTTGGAAATTGTATGTACCGACCCCAATAAAAATAGCTATGAAGAGTTTCGCAAATTCTGCGGGCCAATGGATCCG gaaattgctAAACTATTGCGACCACATACCTTGAGAGCCAAATATGGGTCTAGCAAAACTTTAAATGCTGTTCATTGTACCGATTTACCCGACGACACTATTTTAGAGCTACAATATCTATTCAAAATACTCTGA
- the LOC142220953 gene encoding peptide transporter family 1 isoform X2, translating to MQPSNLKIIIVFAVEVVHLHIYIKLIVDRDRPSFTFEMFRATQLASEETILALYLRDDLYFSESLATVLLHIFNFFGQFCPIFGAILADSYIGNIRTINRLYFIYGFGWILLVFTSLPYVGVSLVFLVSTALLLIAIGNGSTRACVTSLGAIQFQLPDQAKQLAEYFSLYYFIYYIGIFLSKIIPPMIRANTHCYNKPDCYPAVFGTLGSSFFMAWFIFAIGKLFYRSEKLAEENILIKFYGCVKHALSQKWNKKSNDNKPSQSYWLHYAIGRYDESFVNDVAKIFKLVKLYLPLPIYFALLAQQDSSWTFQASLMNTTIADGITIQPDQAKAMGPIFLFILIPLMQYLIRPFLKWAFIFELKPLQSVTWGGIFSAFSFISAGVLQRYIHTMPYRSVNVLWQIPQFIFIMLGELLLSIPGLQFAFTQAPESMKSVVTAAWFLNNAFGNLIVVIITELNIFPTQYDEFFFYAVLMIVSVIFYTYLAYVYVLEERVVSQRSNQNLIELNSRDTITPHNGLQPTERERNDDTPSTSNTTLINV from the exons ATGCAACCATCCAACTTGAAAATTATTATAGTATTTGCGGTTGAGGTGGTACATTTACACATTTACATCAAATTAATCGTGGACAGAGATAGACCATCATTCACATTCGAAATGTTTCGGGCCACTCAACTGGCAAGTGAGGAAA caatattggcattgtaCCTGCGCGATGACCTATATTTCAGTGAAAGCCTCGCTACAGtacttttacatatttttaatttttttggtcaaTTCTGTCCTATATTTGGAGCTATACTAGCAGATAGTTATATAGGCAATATACGTACAATAAATAGGCTTTATTTCATAtacggatttggatggattttattGGTATTCACATCACTGCCCTATGTAGGCGTTTCGTTAGT ATTTCTAGTTTCAACGGCCCTACTATTGATAGCTATCGGAAATGGTTCAACTCGCGCTTGTGTCACATCTTTAGGGGCCATTCAGTTCCAGCTTCCTGATCAGGCTAAACAATTGGCCGAATATTTTTCATTGTACTATTTCATCTATTACATTGGTATCTTTTTAAGCAAAATAATACCGCCCATGATTCGAGCTAATACTCATTGTTATAATAAACCGGATTGCTATCCTGCTGTATTTGGAACATTGGGATCTTCGTTTTTTATGGCATGGT TTATATTTGCGATTGGAAAACTATTCTATAGGAGCGAAAAACTGGcagaggaaaatattttaataaagttctATGGCTGTGTTAAACATGCCTTGAGTCaaaaatggaacaaaaaatcaaatgatAATAAACCTTCTCAATCCTATTGGTTGCACTATGCAATTGGACGATATGATGAATCTTTTGTTAATGATGTGGCTAAAATATTTAAG ctgGTGAAATTGTATCTTCCTTTGCCTATATATTTTGCACTATTGGCACAACAAGACTCCAGTTGGACATTTCAGGCATCTTTAATGAATACGACTATAGCAGATGGAATAACTATTCAACCCGATCAAGCAAAAGCTATGGgaccaatatttttatttattttaatacccTTAATGCAATACCTTATACGACCATTTTTGAAATGGGCTTTCATATTTGAATTGAAACCGTTACAAAGTGTAACATGGGGAGGAATTTTTTCTGCATTCTCGTTTATTTCTGCAGGAGTTTTACAACGATATATACACACTATGCCATATAGGTCTGTCAATGTTTTATGGCAAATAccacaatttatatttataatgctAGGAGAGCTTTTGCTTTCGATACCAGGTCTACAATTTGCATTTACACAA GCTCCGGAATCAATGAAATCAGTTGTAACAGCAGCTTGGTTCTTGAACAATGCATTTGGCAATTTAATTGTAGTTATAATAACCGAACTTAATATATTTCCTACTCAATATGATGAATTCTTTTTCTATGCTGTATTAATGATTGTATCTGTGATTTTCTACACTTATCTAGCTTATGTTTATGTATTGGAAGAACGTGTAGTTTCCCAAAGAAGTAaccaaaatttaatagaattaaattcaagAGATACAATAACTCCACACAATGGTTTACAACCTACTGAAAGAGAAAGAAATGATGATACACCGAGTACTAGTAATACAACTCTTATTAATGTCTAA
- the LOC142220953 gene encoding peptide transporter family 1 isoform X1 — MQPSNLKIIIVFAVEVVHLHIYIKLIVDRDRPSFTFEMFRATQLASEETLPALGLLSINDDKQPAGITTSLNLKLGNSKTSGYGLVTVLPPHRRPKYPIAIVFVLATKLFEAFAANGIRTILALYLRDDLYFSESLATVLLHIFNFFGQFCPIFGAILADSYIGNIRTINRLYFIYGFGWILLVFTSLPYVGVSLVFLVSTALLLIAIGNGSTRACVTSLGAIQFQLPDQAKQLAEYFSLYYFIYYIGIFLSKIIPPMIRANTHCYNKPDCYPAVFGTLGSSFFMAWFIFAIGKLFYRSEKLAEENILIKFYGCVKHALSQKWNKKSNDNKPSQSYWLHYAIGRYDESFVNDVAKIFKLVKLYLPLPIYFALLAQQDSSWTFQASLMNTTIADGITIQPDQAKAMGPIFLFILIPLMQYLIRPFLKWAFIFELKPLQSVTWGGIFSAFSFISAGVLQRYIHTMPYRSVNVLWQIPQFIFIMLGELLLSIPGLQFAFTQAPESMKSVVTAAWFLNNAFGNLIVVIITELNIFPTQYDEFFFYAVLMIVSVIFYTYLAYVYVLEERVVSQRSNQNLIELNSRDTITPHNGLQPTERERNDDTPSTSNTTLINV; from the exons ATGCAACCATCCAACTTGAAAATTATTATAGTATTTGCGGTTGAGGTGGTACATTTACACATTTACATCAAATTAATCGTGGACAGAGATAGACCATCATTCACATTCGAAATGTTTCGGGCCACTCAACTGGCAAGTGAGGAAA CTTTACCTGCTCTGGGTCTATTAAGTATAAATGATGATAAACAACCTGCCGGTATAACAACTTCTCTAAATCTTAAACTGGGAAATAGTAAAACAAGTGGCTATGGATTGGTGACAGTTTTACCGCCCCATCGTCGACCTAAATATCCTATTGCAATTGTATTTGTGTTAGCAACCAAATTGTTTGAAGCATTCGCAGCAAATGGAATACGAA caatattggcattgtaCCTGCGCGATGACCTATATTTCAGTGAAAGCCTCGCTACAGtacttttacatatttttaatttttttggtcaaTTCTGTCCTATATTTGGAGCTATACTAGCAGATAGTTATATAGGCAATATACGTACAATAAATAGGCTTTATTTCATAtacggatttggatggattttattGGTATTCACATCACTGCCCTATGTAGGCGTTTCGTTAGT ATTTCTAGTTTCAACGGCCCTACTATTGATAGCTATCGGAAATGGTTCAACTCGCGCTTGTGTCACATCTTTAGGGGCCATTCAGTTCCAGCTTCCTGATCAGGCTAAACAATTGGCCGAATATTTTTCATTGTACTATTTCATCTATTACATTGGTATCTTTTTAAGCAAAATAATACCGCCCATGATTCGAGCTAATACTCATTGTTATAATAAACCGGATTGCTATCCTGCTGTATTTGGAACATTGGGATCTTCGTTTTTTATGGCATGGT TTATATTTGCGATTGGAAAACTATTCTATAGGAGCGAAAAACTGGcagaggaaaatattttaataaagttctATGGCTGTGTTAAACATGCCTTGAGTCaaaaatggaacaaaaaatcaaatgatAATAAACCTTCTCAATCCTATTGGTTGCACTATGCAATTGGACGATATGATGAATCTTTTGTTAATGATGTGGCTAAAATATTTAAG ctgGTGAAATTGTATCTTCCTTTGCCTATATATTTTGCACTATTGGCACAACAAGACTCCAGTTGGACATTTCAGGCATCTTTAATGAATACGACTATAGCAGATGGAATAACTATTCAACCCGATCAAGCAAAAGCTATGGgaccaatatttttatttattttaatacccTTAATGCAATACCTTATACGACCATTTTTGAAATGGGCTTTCATATTTGAATTGAAACCGTTACAAAGTGTAACATGGGGAGGAATTTTTTCTGCATTCTCGTTTATTTCTGCAGGAGTTTTACAACGATATATACACACTATGCCATATAGGTCTGTCAATGTTTTATGGCAAATAccacaatttatatttataatgctAGGAGAGCTTTTGCTTTCGATACCAGGTCTACAATTTGCATTTACACAA GCTCCGGAATCAATGAAATCAGTTGTAACAGCAGCTTGGTTCTTGAACAATGCATTTGGCAATTTAATTGTAGTTATAATAACCGAACTTAATATATTTCCTACTCAATATGATGAATTCTTTTTCTATGCTGTATTAATGATTGTATCTGTGATTTTCTACACTTATCTAGCTTATGTTTATGTATTGGAAGAACGTGTAGTTTCCCAAAGAAGTAaccaaaatttaatagaattaaattcaagAGATACAATAACTCCACACAATGGTTTACAACCTACTGAAAGAGAAAGAAATGATGATACACCGAGTACTAGTAATACAACTCTTATTAATGTCTAA